From the Carya illinoinensis cultivar Pawnee chromosome 4, C.illinoinensisPawnee_v1, whole genome shotgun sequence genome, one window contains:
- the LOC122306098 gene encoding photosystem I reaction center subunit IV, chloroplastic, with protein MASCNMASAASGFVLTANVTGSTSSSARSSMLFFPLKNNSSSSSSSSRLVVRAAEEGAAPPPAPAPVGGEAPKPKPPPIGPKRGAKVKILRRESYWYNGIGSVVAVDQDPKTRYPVVVRFNKVNYANVSTNNYALDEIVEV; from the exons ATGGCAAGCTGCAACATGGCATCAGCTGCTTCTGGGTTTGTGCTAACAGCAAATGTTACAGGCAGCACAAGCTCATCTGCTAGGAGCAGCATGTTATTCTTCCCTTTGAAGaacaacagcagcagcagcagcagcagttcAAGGCTTGTTGTTAGGGCAGCTGAGGAGGGGGCAGCTCCACCACCCGCCCCTGCACCAGTTGGAGGTGAAGCTCCAAAGCCTAAGCCACCTCCAATTGGTCCCAAAAGAGGAGCTAAG GTTAAGATTCTTAGGAGAGAGTCTTACTGGTACAATGGCATTGGATCTGTGGTAGCAGTCGACCAG GACCCAAAGACTCGCTACCCGGTGGTGGTTCGGTTCAACAAAGTTAACTATGCTAATGTATCTACAAATAACTATGCTTTGGATGAGATTGTAGAAGTTTAA